One Pyrofollis japonicus DNA window includes the following coding sequences:
- a CDS encoding P-loop NTPase fold protein, with the protein MAAKTPGCGAVPRRLPSLTGTDAELLDEYIPPLPSRQRVYQQVAEVLNEIEKSSDPVLVMLVAEWGEGKTSIYNARIKPWAEKNKWLTLETRAATVAAHLASLRQRAERDPAFRLTAALLAAGLEASGLLAKYGPPDAAPSLREYVENVLGSLAEGRRGVIVFIDEFEDLVASASEEELGLLVAGLVGLLNGDVELVSARCRRENCLRGMFHVVVSLTPPAYSRLMSLRDFATIAARLKRRVRTIWVQPLTRREAFAFLESLARYSLGEGLDSLLVDRGLANALVSSSLGNMGALVSAFRYLVSWSRGRRGCGDAVAILDTAELIEALENLRLSVGGAEIPAINAEAYTRLIDGWEARAKLAGLDPARARRLLDELVARGAATWQQLVEATNMRRELVAEAVRELNMYGEQAWPRRELGVQRLVHEVVLVPAVEDAFKLLRGAEPEIAKLMPQLAPRDDMRPLEQLLDGLVYLDQAGRLVVAVPPSEEDAAPLVADASPLELSRFEAERLASLLWENIFSKLVGVGGEKALLLSPKMQRVIYVSPELHYLDFIADRVERLRIIRRVYTEAGRQHMLLGLSLILAHEGLLEGEPATQGDGVARITARVTGETSARILVYAIPGQVTGAEAKRLESQLLTAIMSHWRPHAILLVYHGGVEPQADRVLEALEAKFFVKIVKAPIDSMMTRVRLQALGIKLSDTYGGVEEALRAARKIVVESSEAEAAGLDPLRLANLLRELGEELRLKERLLRGLEEGIDGAPLLVGDPMLGYDVEKPTELSGALRYFLVAPSTKTTVQEALNAAYEYVMRYHLYRGQGGEGRGILSPDIDRNEYTTLERYMTLLVANKFLERTNGSVYIDTLSPLEKAVLRALEQLDARSKEVQAAQIWDVLVVAARNPGTRRMLLQSLLYRGLITSSSGSARRIDADRMKIRLTDSDEDAWRLIEEAKKLVEEIEADPVAASWGLVVSAKARDFRAGSLEAFVAKSKRLLGVALEALRAGNRLMSLRLARLVYDTASYVKEEVLEAHVHRAVEDARRLRSRIEEEARRIRELVSALNEQLSTLLGGAKTSIEVQVLDKLEEALKVFSEIDELRMSEEELEKEVMKLWEAEKKKHPRDPGRYTPFYVNGLGPLLHFNYKLWMLYSRLETLGIMRLGQSGAEPSKEVESITARLESLLESTRRIMEDTAETRRLAEKMSEKLERLGVRVPPEALALPGFEHSSVAERLSVEEAEQLVKALRRSLEDARRPLVELDEQVSRLLDELAGLEDELVSANSWAKALEKILEDARAAGLPQTTMLEEVLGDVRSAIAQAQGMRKRAIEGLRGKEPQELLEAVRGARSLVESARTIIRDSLDRGQRVLRDVEAEAKRILASLEAEAEALEAALRAIGQEPSKPRKGANVFEDILAFRQYLEELRRMIEEAGILGEDELRAYREVVAERRRRGELLFREAVVLVSERLGIGQDAARKLLISLIEKGILEPRI; encoded by the coding sequence ATGGCTGCTAAGACTCCGGGCTGCGGCGCTGTCCCGCGGAGACTTCCAAGCCTCACGGGGACCGATGCCGAGCTCTTAGACGAGTATATTCCTCCGCTCCCCAGTAGGCAGAGGGTCTACCAGCAGGTCGCAGAGGTCCTCAACGAGATAGAGAAGAGCAGCGACCCAGTGCTCGTAATGCTTGTCGCTGAGTGGGGTGAAGGGAAGACAAGCATCTACAATGCCAGGATCAAGCCCTGGGCGGAGAAGAACAAGTGGCTCACATTGGAGACCAGGGCCGCGACAGTAGCTGCACACCTAGCATCGCTAAGGCAGAGGGCTGAGCGTGACCCCGCCTTCCGGCTTACTGCCGCCTTGCTCGCAGCCGGGCTAGAGGCCTCCGGACTGCTAGCCAAGTATGGGCCTCCAGACGCTGCCCCGAGCCTCCGAGAATACGTTGAGAACGTCCTAGGCTCCCTGGCCGAGGGGCGTAGGGGCGTCATAGTCTTCATTGACGAGTTCGAGGACCTCGTAGCCTCTGCTAGCGAGGAGGAGCTTGGCCTACTCGTCGCGGGGCTCGTAGGCCTCCTGAACGGCGACGTTGAGCTCGTCTCTGCTAGGTGTAGGAGAGAGAACTGTCTCCGCGGAATGTTCCATGTAGTGGTTAGCCTCACTCCCCCGGCTTATAGCAGGCTTATGAGCCTCCGCGACTTCGCAACGATAGCTGCTAGGCTGAAGAGAAGGGTTAGGACTATATGGGTTCAGCCCCTGACTAGGAGGGAGGCATTCGCGTTCCTAGAGAGCCTCGCCAGGTATAGTCTCGGCGAGGGCCTGGACTCGCTCCTCGTGGACCGCGGTCTCGCAAACGCCCTCGTTTCTAGCAGCCTTGGCAACATGGGTGCCCTTGTCTCGGCTTTTCGCTACCTAGTCTCCTGGAGCAGGGGGCGGAGAGGCTGCGGAGACGCGGTAGCGATCCTCGACACGGCTGAGCTGATCGAGGCCCTTGAGAACCTGCGCCTCAGCGTCGGGGGAGCAGAGATACCAGCAATCAATGCCGAGGCATATACGAGGCTCATTGACGGCTGGGAGGCTCGTGCAAAGCTAGCTGGCTTAGACCCTGCTAGGGCTAGGAGGCTCCTAGACGAGCTTGTAGCGAGGGGTGCCGCTACTTGGCAGCAACTAGTAGAGGCAACCAACATGAGGAGGGAGCTGGTAGCGGAGGCTGTGAGAGAACTCAACATGTATGGTGAGCAGGCTTGGCCCCGCAGGGAGCTAGGGGTGCAGCGCCTCGTACACGAAGTAGTATTGGTGCCGGCTGTCGAGGACGCTTTTAAGCTGCTGCGCGGCGCTGAGCCCGAAATAGCTAAGCTGATGCCGCAGCTAGCCCCGAGAGACGACATGAGGCCCTTGGAGCAGCTCTTAGACGGCCTCGTCTACCTTGACCAGGCTGGCCGGCTCGTCGTGGCTGTGCCGCCCAGCGAGGAGGACGCTGCACCGCTCGTGGCGGATGCTTCGCCGCTTGAGCTTAGCCGGTTCGAGGCCGAGAGGCTGGCTAGCCTGCTATGGGAGAACATCTTCTCCAAGCTCGTGGGCGTGGGCGGTGAGAAGGCGCTCCTCTTGTCGCCTAAGATGCAGCGCGTCATCTACGTGAGCCCGGAGCTACACTACCTTGACTTCATAGCTGACCGCGTGGAGAGACTGCGCATAATCCGCCGAGTCTACACCGAGGCTGGGCGCCAACACATGTTGCTCGGCCTATCGCTCATCCTCGCCCACGAGGGGCTCTTGGAGGGAGAGCCGGCAACCCAGGGCGACGGAGTCGCAAGGATAACTGCACGGGTGACGGGGGAGACCAGCGCGAGGATACTGGTATACGCGATACCTGGCCAGGTGACGGGGGCTGAGGCTAAGAGGCTGGAGAGCCAGCTCCTCACCGCCATAATGAGCCACTGGAGGCCGCACGCGATACTCCTGGTTTACCACGGCGGTGTTGAGCCGCAGGCGGACCGCGTACTAGAGGCCCTGGAGGCAAAGTTCTTCGTCAAGATAGTCAAGGCCCCGATAGACTCCATGATGACCCGGGTGAGGCTGCAAGCACTCGGCATAAAGCTCAGCGACACCTATGGCGGGGTCGAGGAGGCTCTGCGGGCTGCGCGGAAGATAGTAGTGGAGTCCTCTGAGGCCGAGGCTGCTGGCCTTGATCCGCTGAGGCTTGCGAACCTGTTGCGAGAGCTTGGCGAAGAGCTTCGGCTGAAAGAGAGGCTGCTTCGTGGACTAGAAGAGGGCATTGATGGGGCACCGCTGCTCGTAGGCGATCCAATGCTTGGCTACGACGTGGAGAAGCCTACTGAGCTCAGTGGCGCGCTTCGCTACTTCCTAGTAGCGCCTTCGACGAAGACGACCGTCCAGGAGGCGCTCAACGCTGCCTACGAGTACGTGATGCGCTACCACCTCTACCGCGGACAGGGCGGCGAGGGCCGGGGCATACTCAGCCCTGACATAGACCGGAACGAGTACACTACGCTAGAGCGCTACATGACCTTGCTGGTCGCGAACAAGTTCTTGGAGAGGACAAACGGAAGCGTCTACATTGACACGCTTAGCCCGCTAGAGAAGGCCGTGCTGAGGGCCCTTGAGCAGCTCGATGCGAGGAGCAAGGAGGTCCAAGCGGCCCAGATATGGGACGTGCTGGTTGTGGCGGCCCGCAACCCGGGTACTCGGAGAATGCTGCTACAGAGCCTTCTCTATCGCGGCCTCATAACTAGCTCCTCTGGCTCGGCTAGGAGGATAGACGCTGACCGCATGAAGATAAGGCTAACCGATAGCGACGAGGACGCTTGGAGGCTCATAGAGGAGGCGAAGAAGCTCGTAGAGGAGATAGAGGCTGACCCGGTGGCGGCTTCGTGGGGTCTCGTGGTCTCAGCCAAGGCTAGGGACTTTAGGGCTGGCAGCCTAGAAGCCTTTGTCGCGAAGTCTAAGAGGCTTCTAGGAGTAGCGCTCGAGGCACTACGCGCCGGCAACAGGCTCATGAGCCTTAGGCTTGCACGTCTCGTCTACGACACCGCGAGCTACGTCAAGGAAGAGGTTCTTGAGGCGCACGTGCACCGTGCAGTCGAGGATGCACGCCGGCTCCGCTCGCGCATCGAGGAAGAGGCTAGGAGGATAAGGGAGCTCGTATCAGCGCTCAATGAGCAGCTCAGCACCTTGCTCGGAGGCGCAAAGACTAGCATAGAGGTACAAGTACTCGACAAGCTGGAGGAAGCACTCAAGGTCTTCTCGGAGATCGACGAGCTAAGGATGAGTGAGGAAGAGCTCGAGAAAGAGGTTATGAAGCTATGGGAGGCCGAGAAGAAGAAGCATCCACGGGATCCCGGCCGCTACACTCCGTTCTACGTTAACGGACTCGGCCCACTACTACACTTCAACTATAAGCTATGGATGTTGTACTCCAGGCTAGAGACGCTCGGGATAATGCGGCTCGGGCAAAGCGGCGCTGAGCCCAGCAAGGAGGTAGAATCCATAACTGCTAGGCTAGAGTCGCTGCTCGAGTCAACTAGGAGGATAATGGAGGATACTGCTGAGACGAGGAGGCTTGCCGAGAAGATGAGCGAGAAGCTGGAGAGGCTAGGGGTAAGGGTGCCGCCGGAGGCCTTGGCTCTGCCGGGATTCGAGCACTCAAGCGTCGCCGAGAGGCTTAGTGTGGAAGAGGCTGAGCAGCTGGTGAAGGCTCTGAGAAGGAGCCTTGAGGATGCGCGCAGACCTCTAGTAGAGCTCGACGAGCAAGTATCAAGACTCTTGGACGAGCTTGCCGGGCTAGAGGACGAACTCGTGTCTGCTAATAGCTGGGCCAAAGCGCTCGAAAAGATACTTGAGGATGCGCGTGCAGCAGGGCTGCCCCAGACCACGATGCTTGAAGAAGTCCTCGGCGACGTCAGGTCAGCCATAGCCCAGGCACAAGGCATGAGGAAGCGGGCAATCGAGGGGCTTAGGGGGAAGGAGCCCCAGGAGCTGCTCGAGGCTGTGAGGGGTGCTAGAAGTCTCGTAGAGAGCGCTAGGACGATTATACGCGATAGCCTTGACCGAGGCCAGCGGGTCCTCCGGGACGTGGAGGCAGAGGCCAAGAGGATACTTGCTAGCCTAGAGGCGGAGGCAGAGGCCCTAGAGGCGGCGCTGCGGGCAATCGGCCAAGAACCCTCAAAGCCTAGGAAGGGTGCAAACGTGTTCGAAGACATTCTCGCTTTCCGCCAATACCTCGAGGAGCTTAGAAGAATGATCGAGGAAGCCGGGATACTCGGTGAGGACGAGCTACGGGCCTACCGCGAGGTCGTCGCTGAGAGAAGGAGGCGTGGAGAACTCTTGTTCCGTGAAGCAGTGGTGCTTGTCTCCGAGAGGCTGGGCATAGGCCAAGATGCCGCGAGGAAGCTATTGATAAGCCTTATAGAGAAGGGCATACTCGAGCCAAGGATCTGA
- the arcC gene encoding carbamate kinase encodes MSNTDGLLLVIALGGNAFMKKGEGVEKQWENVKRAARSIVELIKKGYRVVVTHGNGPQVGLILEWIYRASPHLASTITMDMAGAMTQGWLGYMLQQAIGNELEANNLPRRIVTIVTQVLVDPNDPAFRNPTKYVGPYYDCKEAEEIAKKTGWVFKPDPRGGCRRVVPSPKPLEIVELDAIRRLVSQNYVVVAVGGGGVPVTRSNNGLIGVEAVIDKDLASSLLARRLGADAFIILTDVDYVYIDYGKPSQRALKTLTSSEARRLLEQGQFPPGSMGPKIQAAIEFVEERGPNAYAAIGSLDHALDVVEGRKGTRIVKG; translated from the coding sequence TTGTCCAACACTGACGGCCTACTCCTCGTCATCGCCCTCGGCGGCAACGCCTTCATGAAGAAGGGCGAAGGCGTGGAGAAGCAATGGGAGAACGTAAAGAGGGCAGCCCGCTCAATAGTAGAGCTGATCAAGAAAGGATACCGTGTAGTAGTAACCCACGGCAACGGGCCCCAGGTAGGCCTCATTCTTGAATGGATTTACCGGGCTTCCCCGCACCTAGCCTCGACCATAACAATGGACATGGCTGGCGCCATGACGCAGGGCTGGCTAGGCTACATGCTCCAACAAGCAATCGGGAACGAGCTAGAGGCGAACAATCTGCCCAGACGCATAGTAACCATAGTCACACAGGTACTCGTAGACCCCAACGACCCGGCGTTCAGGAATCCCACAAAGTACGTCGGGCCCTACTACGACTGCAAAGAAGCAGAAGAGATAGCTAAGAAGACGGGCTGGGTCTTCAAACCCGATCCCCGTGGAGGATGCAGAAGAGTAGTACCGAGCCCCAAACCCCTAGAAATAGTGGAGCTCGACGCGATAAGGCGCCTCGTTTCCCAGAACTACGTTGTGGTAGCGGTAGGTGGTGGAGGAGTACCCGTAACGAGGAGCAACAACGGCCTAATCGGAGTCGAGGCTGTGATAGACAAGGACCTTGCCTCAAGCCTGCTCGCGCGCAGACTAGGAGCAGACGCCTTCATAATACTGACAGACGTAGACTACGTCTACATAGACTACGGCAAGCCCTCCCAACGAGCCCTCAAAACCCTAACGAGTAGCGAGGCGCGCCGCCTCCTAGAGCAGGGACAATTCCCTCCCGGAAGCATGGGGCCAAAAATACAGGCAGCAATCGAGTTCGTAGAAGAACGCGGCCCAAACGCATACGCAGCGATAGGAAGCCTAGACCACGCACTAGACGTCGTAGAGGGGAGGAAGGGGACCAGGATCGTCAAAGGGTAA
- a CDS encoding PD-(D/E)XK nuclease family protein: protein MATTDEEIKEKILRLLESDKEFRYTVMGLLGFSELLERFSRLEERQQRLEERQQRLEEEFKKLVERFAELEKRFAQLEERYQKLEERFAQLEERFARLEERYQKLEERQQRLEERVTRVEERLARVEEGQQQLVKAVEGLKRSLGALGRRVGMRFESLVREIYRDLLEEHGLEPLSVKRFQYVDVDGKYVARGAVIEVDIYVHDSEVWLLEVKTYVERDDVLWFYEKADIVERILGKKASRKMILAVEASRNAAEAAKSLGIELLAGEVTEE, encoded by the coding sequence ATGGCAACAACGGATGAGGAGATTAAGGAGAAGATTCTAAGGCTATTGGAATCGGATAAGGAGTTTCGCTATACAGTGATGGGGCTACTGGGTTTCAGCGAACTACTTGAACGATTCTCGAGGCTAGAGGAGAGACAACAGAGGTTGGAAGAGAGGCAGCAGAGGCTAGAAGAGGAGTTCAAGAAGCTGGTGGAGAGGTTTGCAGAGCTTGAGAAGAGGTTCGCACAGCTAGAGGAGCGTTACCAGAAGCTAGAAGAGAGATTTGCACAACTAGAGGAGCGGTTTGCAAGGCTGGAGGAACGCTACCAGAAGCTAGAGGAGAGACAACAAAGACTAGAAGAAAGGGTTACCAGGGTCGAGGAGAGACTGGCAAGAGTTGAGGAGGGGCAACAGCAGCTGGTTAAGGCTGTAGAGGGGCTGAAGAGGAGTCTGGGCGCGCTGGGCCGTAGGGTTGGTATGAGGTTTGAGTCCCTTGTCCGCGAGATTTACCGTGATTTGCTTGAGGAGCATGGCTTGGAGCCCTTAAGTGTTAAGAGGTTCCAGTACGTCGATGTTGATGGGAAATATGTTGCACGCGGAGCGGTCATAGAGGTTGATATCTATGTACACGATAGCGAGGTGTGGTTGTTAGAAGTCAAGACCTATGTAGAGCGGGACGACGTTCTATGGTTCTACGAGAAGGCGGATATAGTTGAAAGGATTCTCGGAAAGAAAGCTTCGAGGAAAATGATCCTCGCAGTAGAGGCTTCAAGGAATGCGGCCGAGGCAGCGAAGAGTCTCGGAATAGAGCTTCTTGCTGGCGAAGTAACGGAGGAGTAA
- a CDS encoding CopD family protein, with product MINAYAVAQLLHLLGASVWIGGHLVIAFGYLPRLLRGDPYELKRFEEVYEKIGIPSLLLVLATGAYMGLQWAPLEQWLAFEGKARILDIKAAMALTVLLLAADVKLRIEPKAEQGKLPVLDLAAHIILVTILSIGFLVAGWLLRFT from the coding sequence ATGATAAACGCATACGCCGTTGCACAGCTGCTCCACCTACTTGGGGCCAGCGTCTGGATAGGTGGCCACCTAGTGATAGCGTTCGGCTATCTGCCGCGCCTGCTACGAGGCGACCCCTATGAACTGAAGCGTTTCGAAGAGGTCTACGAGAAGATAGGGATACCAAGCCTCCTCCTAGTCCTCGCCACGGGCGCCTATATGGGTTTACAGTGGGCTCCTCTGGAGCAGTGGCTAGCCTTCGAGGGCAAAGCAAGGATACTAGACATAAAGGCCGCGATGGCGCTCACAGTGCTGCTGCTCGCAGCCGACGTCAAGCTCCGCATAGAGCCCAAGGCCGAGCAAGGCAAGCTACCGGTGCTAGATCTTGCTGCCCATATAATCCTCGTAACAATCCTCTCCATAGGCTTCCTAGTCGCAGGCTGGCTACTACGCTTCACATAG
- a CDS encoding DUF167 domain-containing protein translates to MASGTSVGDLVADTGKGAVLWVYVSPKSAKTYLEHVNGELIFYSAASCKDHGVNHDLIRWFSKVVGVRPIIVKGWSARKKLLLFPGVSKEKVVRALLKHVRNSG, encoded by the coding sequence ATGGCCTCTGGAACAAGTGTAGGGGACCTGGTCGCTGATACTGGGAAGGGCGCGGTTCTCTGGGTCTATGTGTCCCCGAAGTCTGCTAAGACCTACCTAGAACATGTTAATGGAGAGCTGATATTCTACTCAGCAGCTTCTTGTAAAGACCACGGTGTGAACCATGATCTTATAAGGTGGTTTTCGAAAGTGGTTGGTGTTAGGCCAATCATCGTGAAGGGCTGGTCTGCGAGAAAGAAGCTGCTCCTATTTCCTGGGGTAAGCAAAGAGAAAGTGGTCCGTGCTCTCTTGAAGCACGTCAGGAACTCGGGGTAA
- a CDS encoding NifB/NifX family molybdenum-iron cluster-binding protein, whose product MATIKIAFATNNGGLDDTIADRFGRTQTFTIVEVDTETGEIKNVEVVDNPGYAAGSGAGVKAAQTVAEKGAKVYAGPQPGPNAYAALQHLGVKVITITGTTVREALKIVLQQLKEEQ is encoded by the coding sequence ATGGCAACCATAAAGATAGCCTTTGCCACAAACAATGGAGGACTAGACGACACCATAGCAGACCGCTTCGGAAGAACCCAGACCTTTACAATAGTAGAAGTAGACACCGAGACCGGAGAAATTAAGAACGTAGAAGTAGTCGATAACCCGGGCTATGCTGCTGGAAGCGGAGCAGGAGTAAAAGCAGCACAAACCGTAGCAGAGAAGGGCGCAAAAGTCTATGCAGGGCCACAGCCAGGCCCTAACGCCTACGCCGCCCTACAACACCTAGGAGTCAAAGTAATAACAATAACAGGGACAACGGTCAGAGAAGCACTAAAGATAGTGCTACAACAACTCAAAGAAGAACAATGA
- a CDS encoding ATP-binding protein → MTAPEIKPPVELVVASGKGGVGKSTLTAVLALTLAEKGYHMVAVDADAEAPNLHLVLGVTQWEKVDDVYEGRLAYILEDKCTRCNLCAEECAYGAVEIKDGKYVINPYICEGCLTCSLVCPPKAIRYKFRVKSGEIRVAKTGYGFTLVSSETMPGRPNSGKIVTEAKNKGKELLGPSGVLLVDAAAGIGCQVISSLTGAQLSILVAEPTLASLSDLKRIHKLTKHFGIAPMLVINKYDINQDVLPLIEEYAEKENIPIIGKIPYDPEVPKALATNKPITIYSPDSPAAKAAKKIAEYVADEVLPQWRTWWAKYRPKKPEPYVPVVLRPGQITSTRER, encoded by the coding sequence GTGACCGCGCCCGAGATCAAGCCTCCTGTGGAGCTAGTGGTTGCGAGCGGTAAGGGAGGAGTAGGTAAATCGACGCTCACCGCTGTCCTCGCGCTAACGCTGGCCGAGAAGGGCTACCACATGGTAGCTGTTGACGCTGATGCTGAGGCGCCTAACCTGCACCTAGTGCTCGGCGTAACCCAGTGGGAGAAGGTAGACGATGTCTATGAGGGCCGCCTCGCCTACATACTTGAAGACAAGTGTACAAGGTGCAACCTGTGCGCCGAGGAGTGCGCCTACGGGGCTGTCGAGATAAAGGACGGGAAGTACGTGATAAACCCGTACATATGTGAAGGCTGCTTGACGTGCAGCCTAGTATGCCCACCGAAGGCGATAAGATACAAGTTCCGCGTCAAGAGCGGCGAGATAAGGGTCGCCAAGACCGGGTACGGCTTCACACTGGTCTCCTCCGAGACCATGCCGGGTAGGCCAAACAGCGGCAAGATAGTGACTGAGGCCAAGAACAAGGGCAAGGAATTGCTAGGGCCGAGCGGCGTGCTCCTCGTGGACGCTGCCGCGGGCATAGGGTGCCAAGTTATATCCAGCTTGACGGGGGCCCAGCTCTCAATACTGGTAGCTGAGCCTACCCTCGCGAGCCTAAGCGACCTAAAGAGAATACACAAGCTCACCAAGCACTTCGGAATAGCACCGATGCTCGTAATAAACAAGTACGACATAAACCAGGACGTGCTACCCCTCATCGAGGAGTACGCAGAGAAAGAGAACATACCGATAATCGGCAAGATACCCTACGACCCGGAGGTCCCGAAGGCCTTGGCAACGAACAAGCCAATAACGATCTACAGCCCCGATAGCCCGGCAGCGAAGGCCGCGAAGAAGATAGCAGAGTACGTGGCAGACGAGGTGCTCCCACAGTGGCGCACATGGTGGGCAAAGTACCGGCCAAAGAAGCCAGAGCCCTACGTGCCAGTAGTGCTAAGGCCTGGACAAATCACCAGTACTAGAGAGAGATAA
- a CDS encoding P-loop NTPase produces the protein MPPRFVVAVTGGKGGTGKSFVATNIAVLMSRHVELTLADLDVEAPNDHLLLGLQGLENEEPIAIFFPIIDYKKCTACGACAKVCDTGAIVMAKGTPPMVMPRLCSGCKACLYACPYKAIDPEGRRVVGYSYSTLVKRGGGFRLITGILREGEEHTPPAIVVAKQRALKETPSDAMLIVDTGAGTGNGISAAIQEAELVIAVTEPTPLGLHDLRAILEIARGMEKRIWMVINKAGIASHEKHLETAKEYGVEKVFLVPYDPEAAKIYARGTPVVEECPSCEASKALNEIAQSLLVEALEKGVRRK, from the coding sequence TTGCCTCCCCGCTTCGTAGTAGCAGTTACTGGGGGGAAAGGTGGCACAGGTAAGAGCTTCGTAGCCACGAATATCGCTGTACTCATGTCTAGGCACGTGGAGCTAACGCTCGCAGATCTGGACGTAGAGGCGCCTAATGATCATTTGCTCCTAGGGCTCCAGGGGCTCGAGAACGAGGAACCCATAGCAATCTTCTTCCCAATAATCGACTACAAGAAGTGTACGGCTTGCGGTGCTTGCGCCAAGGTATGTGATACCGGTGCGATCGTCATGGCTAAGGGCACGCCGCCGATGGTGATGCCGAGGCTGTGCAGCGGGTGCAAGGCATGCCTCTACGCTTGCCCCTACAAGGCCATTGACCCAGAAGGCCGCAGGGTAGTGGGCTACAGCTACTCTACCCTAGTGAAGAGGGGTGGCGGCTTCCGCCTCATAACCGGCATACTTAGGGAGGGCGAGGAGCACACTCCGCCAGCAATAGTTGTCGCGAAGCAAAGGGCTCTGAAGGAGACCCCGTCCGACGCCATGCTGATTGTTGATACTGGTGCTGGTACTGGCAACGGGATCTCAGCGGCCATACAGGAGGCAGAACTAGTGATCGCGGTCACCGAGCCAACACCGCTCGGGCTCCACGACTTGAGGGCAATACTGGAGATTGCTAGGGGTATGGAGAAGAGAATATGGATGGTGATAAACAAGGCGGGTATCGCGAGCCACGAGAAGCACTTAGAGACCGCCAAAGAGTATGGTGTTGAAAAGGTTTTCCTCGTACCATACGACCCCGAGGCCGCCAAGATATATGCTCGCGGCACTCCCGTCGTGGAGGAGTGCCCCAGCTGCGAGGCCTCCAAGGCACTCAACGAGATCGCACAATCACTCCTCGTAGAGGCTCTAGAGAAGGGGGTGAGGAGGAAGTGA
- a CDS encoding Panacea domain-containing protein, translating to MFKNNIWWWRTSIKGRDAIAYILSKMGCVHPFVFSRVLALAELKSLEKRGERITEDLVYVAGPGVFYIEGVKDLIKDDTCFVKHEGDPSTGRKGCIEYQCQLPEIPAEDKAFLDEAIEEAKNLSMEELNDRVVNHPLYRKLVKEG from the coding sequence TTGTTCAAGAATAATATATGGTGGTGGCGTACGAGCATAAAGGGACGAGACGCCATAGCATACATCCTGTCTAAAATGGGGTGCGTTCACCCCTTCGTGTTCAGCAGGGTATTGGCACTAGCTGAGCTAAAGAGCCTCGAAAAGAGAGGGGAGAGGATCACCGAGGACCTTGTCTACGTTGCCGGTCCTGGCGTCTTCTACATAGAGGGGGTAAAGGACCTCATAAAGGACGATACGTGCTTTGTCAAACACGAAGGCGACCCATCTACTGGTAGGAAGGGCTGCATAGAGTACCAGTGCCAGCTACCAGAAATACCGGCAGAGGACAAGGCCTTCCTTGACGAAGCTATAGAAGAGGCCAAGAACTTATCCATGGAGGAGCTTAACGACCGCGTAGTCAATCATCCCCTGTATCGCAAACTTGTTAAGGAAGGGTGA
- a CDS encoding HEPN domain-containing protein — translation MDPVRNTLLNGYKMSLEKARKLASTGMLPQASYHLYVALQLRAAALLRLVNPASNHTCSVSAIMKLIEKALQSQGLVELAERFKKIEQEYRDAVKWAEKVHTLVMYKPVDVSMEMFDKVLSLINELEQLETDLLATAKSRASEANGS, via the coding sequence ATGGACCCCGTTAGGAACACACTGCTCAACGGCTACAAGATGAGCTTGGAGAAGGCCCGGAAACTAGCATCCACGGGCATGCTTCCGCAGGCCTCCTACCATCTCTATGTCGCCCTGCAGCTCCGGGCGGCAGCCCTGCTGAGGCTAGTCAACCCAGCAAGCAACCATACGTGCTCAGTCTCTGCGATAATGAAGCTTATTGAGAAAGCATTGCAGAGCCAGGGCCTCGTAGAGCTTGCGGAGAGGTTCAAGAAGATAGAGCAAGAGTATCGCGACGCAGTAAAATGGGCAGAAAAAGTCCATACTCTTGTAATGTACAAACCCGTTGACGTATCCATGGAGATGTTTGACAAGGTGCTAAGCCTCATAAATGAGCTCGAACAATTAGAAACTGACCTCCTAGCTACGGCGAAGAGTAGAGCAAGTGAGGCGAATGGCTCTTGA
- a CDS encoding HEPN domain-containing protein, which produces MSGELVEKMNRRARTFLQIADELMRSKDYDVAVFALEQAIQLRIKALLLRLFGEYQRIHGVRELLGALGKARGSRFLVS; this is translated from the coding sequence TTGAGCGGCGAGCTCGTCGAGAAAATGAATAGACGCGCGAGGACCTTCCTTCAGATAGCTGACGAACTCATGAGGAGCAAGGACTATGATGTAGCCGTATTTGCGCTAGAACAAGCAATCCAGCTAAGAATTAAGGCACTACTTCTGCGCCTCTTCGGCGAATACCAGCGCATCCATGGAGTAAGGGAATTGCTCGGTGCTCTCGGCAAGGCTAGAGGAAGCAGGTTTTTAGTGAGCTAG